A genome region from candidate division KSB1 bacterium includes the following:
- the pth gene encoding aminoacyl-tRNA hydrolase — protein sequence MSDRYLIIGLGNPGRKYRNTRHNVGFMTIDQMARSFHEKLKKGKGPYQSCKVIYRNQSIICAQPLTFMNNSGLAVRELVHYYDIDLSRLLVVYDDADLLFGHIRLRKTGGTGGHNGMKSVIQHLNTKEFARLRIGIGSDIAKKDMINFVLSGFSKNEQKELDFIIDESVNAALCFIRDGIDNAMNQCNQDLLQRSP from the coding sequence ATGTCGGATCGTTATTTGATCATAGGCCTGGGTAATCCGGGACGCAAGTATCGGAACACTCGACATAACGTCGGGTTTATGACAATCGACCAGATGGCTCGGTCTTTTCATGAGAAGCTAAAAAAGGGCAAAGGTCCTTATCAGAGTTGTAAGGTTATTTACAGAAATCAGTCCATTATTTGCGCACAGCCGTTAACATTTATGAATAACAGCGGCCTGGCAGTTCGTGAGCTGGTTCATTATTACGATATTGATCTTTCCCGTCTCCTCGTCGTTTATGATGACGCGGATCTCCTGTTCGGCCACATCCGTTTACGGAAAACCGGCGGAACAGGCGGACATAACGGAATGAAATCCGTTATACAACATTTGAACACCAAAGAATTTGCTCGTTTGCGAATCGGTATTGGATCTGATATCGCAAAGAAGGATATGATAAATTTTGTCTTGTCCGGCTTTTCCAAAAATGAGCAGAAAGAACTTGATTTCATTATTGATGAATCGGTAAATGCCGCCCTGTGTTTTATCCGGGATGGCATTGACAACGCCATGAATCAGTGCAATCAGGATCTTTTGCAACGCTCACCTTAA
- the rpsF gene encoding 30S ribosomal protein S6, which produces MQSGSFATLTLKPSFFTYHHTETHSDNHYFSTYGGLTLRKYETIFVIDSLLKNEEIESIVNKYERFISANGGSIDVVDRWGKKRLAYEIKKRQYGYYVLIRFDGPPTMVKPLEREYRLNEAILRYKTLLLTPAALKALENVQKEEKEKEKESPKASPEEKPKKEDSQESTEEKDESETEEKTEA; this is translated from the coding sequence GTGCAATCAGGATCTTTTGCAACGCTCACCTTAAAGCCATCCTTCTTTACTTATCACCATACAGAAACGCATTCGGACAATCATTATTTTTCCACATATGGAGGATTGACGTTGCGAAAATACGAGACTATTTTTGTTATCGATTCGTTACTAAAGAATGAAGAAATCGAAAGTATCGTCAACAAGTACGAACGATTTATCTCAGCAAACGGCGGTTCAATTGATGTGGTGGACCGTTGGGGCAAAAAACGGCTGGCTTATGAAATTAAAAAGCGACAGTACGGATATTACGTATTGATCCGTTTTGATGGCCCACCAACCATGGTTAAACCCCTGGAACGGGAATATCGACTCAATGAGGCTATTCTTCGTTATAAAACTCTGCTCTTAACACCCGCTGCACTCAAAGCGCTTGAAAACGTGCAAAAAGAAGAGAAAGAGAAAGAGAAAGAATCACCCAAAGCCTCACCGGAAGAAAAGCCCAAAAAAGAAGATTCTCAGGAATCTACTGAAGAGAAAGATGAATCAGAGACTGAGGAGAAAACCGAGGCTTGA
- a CDS encoding single-stranded DNA-binding protein, with protein sequence MAGIVENDVDIQTSSGDKVATFLLSANRKYRDNSGIWRESTCQVGVTAFNKIADYCEKTLKTGDSVLIDGELESHSFNADNDNTRNIVELRARHLQLLDSKPTQTETSFSQDKKESQTETAPESTETKETEPTDFDFGYQNLKL encoded by the coding sequence ATCGCCGGAATTGTCGAGAACGATGTGGACATTCAAACTTCTTCCGGCGACAAGGTTGCGACATTTTTATTATCCGCAAACCGAAAGTACCGTGATAATTCGGGAATCTGGCGGGAAAGCACCTGCCAGGTTGGAGTGACGGCTTTTAATAAAATTGCAGATTATTGTGAGAAAACCTTGAAAACAGGTGATTCCGTACTAATCGACGGTGAATTGGAAAGCCATTCATTTAACGCGGATAACGACAACACCCGAAATATTGTAGAGTTGCGGGCCAGACACTTACAGCTGTTGGACAGCAAGCCCACACAAACAGAAACATCCTTTAGCCAGGATAAAAAAGAATCTCAAACAGAAACGGCTCCAGAGTCAACAGAGACCAAAGAAACAGAGCCGACTGATTTTGATTTTGGCTATCAAAATCTGAAACTGTAA
- the rpsR gene encoding 30S ribosomal protein S18, which produces MLKRKRICRFCEEGIEYIDFKNPKRLQRFTTEQGKIIPRRTSGTCARHQRQLVSAIKIARELALVPYVSDIAK; this is translated from the coding sequence ATGCTGAAACGTAAACGCATTTGCCGTTTTTGTGAGGAAGGCATAGAATATATTGATTTCAAAAATCCCAAACGGCTGCAACGCTTCACAACAGAACAGGGAAAAATCATTCCCCGTCGCACATCAGGGACGTGTGCCCGGCATCAGCGGCAGCTGGTTTCGGCAATCAAAATAGCCCGTGAACTCGCACTTGTACCGTATGTTTCTGATATCGCAAAATAA
- the rplI gene encoding 50S ribosomal protein L9 — MKIILKKDISTLGTAGEIIDVKPGYARNYLIPKGFAVSATGSNLKIYEQERKVRERRIEEEKQQAQILADKLNSVSVTATVQVGEEDKVFGAVTNQNIADLLHEKGFEIDRKKIILEEPLKELGVYNVPIKLYQDVEATIKVWIVRE, encoded by the coding sequence ATGAAAATAATTTTAAAAAAAGATATCTCTACATTGGGAACTGCCGGTGAAATTATTGATGTAAAGCCCGGCTATGCAAGAAATTATCTCATACCCAAGGGATTCGCTGTATCAGCCACAGGCTCAAATTTAAAGATTTATGAACAGGAACGTAAAGTTAGAGAACGCCGTATTGAAGAAGAAAAACAGCAAGCCCAAATTCTGGCGGACAAACTGAATTCAGTTTCCGTCACCGCTACGGTTCAAGTTGGCGAAGAAGACAAGGTGTTTGGCGCAGTTACCAATCAGAATATTGCAGACCTGCTGCACGAAAAGGGGTTTGAAATAGACAGGAAAAAAATAATTCTTGAGGAACCTCTCAAAGAACTTGGCGTATATAACGTTCCTATCAAACTTTATCAGGATGTGGAAGCAACGATTAAAGTTTGGATCGTTCGAGAATAA
- the tsaD gene encoding tRNA (adenosine(37)-N6)-threonylcarbamoyltransferase complex transferase subunit TsaD, which produces MLVLGIETSCDETSAAVVNDNKLLSNITTTQSIHQEYGGVVPEFASRAHMKQLSPIIKMSLAQANLKLDQIDAIAVTHGPGLAGALLVGLCTAKGLAVSLDIPFIGINHLEGHILANAVSDDLPYPFISLIASGGHTILIYVEEPFQYQICGQTIDDAAGEAFDKVAKILELGYPGGPHIEKTAREGDANQFNFPRALMNEDNLDFSFSGLKTAVLYHMHKHPDSQKADVAAAFQKAVIDVLVNKTLRAKDRFKCDNIILAGGVIHNTALREAFKKAGAEHHFNLILPEKKFCTDNAAMIARAGHMRLTQGFQSSLDLDVSPNLSLNNNV; this is translated from the coding sequence ATGCTCGTATTAGGCATCGAAACATCTTGCGACGAGACAAGCGCTGCTGTTGTCAATGACAATAAACTTTTATCCAACATCACCACCACCCAATCCATTCATCAGGAATACGGCGGCGTGGTGCCCGAATTTGCGTCCCGGGCACATATGAAACAGCTGAGTCCGATCATCAAAATGTCGCTTGCGCAGGCGAATCTTAAACTCGACCAAATCGATGCAATCGCGGTTACACACGGTCCGGGGTTGGCAGGCGCTCTTCTCGTCGGACTTTGTACGGCAAAGGGATTGGCCGTCAGTCTGGATATTCCCTTTATCGGGATCAATCATCTGGAAGGCCATATTTTGGCGAACGCGGTTTCCGACGATCTGCCGTATCCCTTTATCTCTTTGATCGCTTCGGGCGGGCATACGATACTTATTTATGTGGAAGAACCATTTCAATATCAAATCTGCGGCCAGACAATAGATGATGCAGCCGGGGAAGCATTTGATAAAGTGGCCAAGATTTTGGAACTGGGATATCCCGGCGGACCCCATATTGAAAAAACAGCCCGCGAGGGCGACGCAAACCAATTCAATTTCCCACGCGCCCTTATGAATGAAGACAATCTTGATTTCAGTTTCAGCGGCTTGAAGACAGCTGTATTGTACCATATGCACAAACATCCGGACTCGCAAAAAGCTGATGTCGCAGCGGCCTTTCAAAAAGCCGTCATAGATGTTCTGGTGAACAAAACACTGCGGGCCAAAGACCGTTTCAAATGCGATAATATTATCCTGGCCGGAGGTGTCATCCACAATACCGCTCTTCGGGAAGCATTTAAAAAGGCCGGCGCAGAGCATCATTTCAATCTGATCCTTCCGGAAAAGAAATTCTGCACCGACAATGCCGCTATGATTGCCCGGGCCGGACACATGCGTTTAACCCAAGGGTTTCAGTCCTCACTCGACCTCGACGTAAGCCCCAATCTGTCACTGAATAACAATGTTTGA
- a CDS encoding CARDB domain-containing protein translates to MFDPDMPFLSNMRLIIPDHRWLFFLLGLICIVFVFWIYRRTNPPVPKTTKFLLITLKSAALILICLVLFRAAILQSKKQSFPPILAVGIDRSASMSITDQQGNRKQIVESVLRDTVFQNLEPFKLSYFTWASSARHIAADLLDSLEMSRDKTDITQSLQDMIKFHSDEHLAGILLLTDGNYTAGGNPARIAQSLGVPVHTIAIGSSISESDIAITHADIPASAYQNEPSSLTIRLKNTGYGNTSVPVQLKINGDIVKTETVRLSASSEVEHNMTFKAQQTGEAKIELLALPRQNEQISENNQYTGFTTVFKSKVKISLLAGRVSSDLSFIRRYINSAERYDLSLFIEKPNGSFYTPSEFDLTETDLLFLYDFPHSQTRSEHLDRLVRLMQNKPIPVLFISGISLKSPLPQTLAQALPVTQAQVWQEQHPLSIELSAEAHALFKMQPPVDDTFWQQLPPVYSSLQWDAKTDARVPAFGSTGSGAFPFLALKESGRKSAILCAHDLWRWDFLLQGLGDTRKPLRHLLLNLLKWLETPQSDRAVQVHTDKKTYQFGEPVNFDIRVKDQASRPVSDANVRVIFTHSETTDTLNAVPDQNGLYTLTRTVQYPGEHTADVEAFVDDRLLGKSTVRYQVGNYNAELANLQAQPDILKACSRRSGGITVPPDSLQKLLQISKPAMLEKEKMRKYQLWNDRYLLFAAIGLLALEWLIRKRNGML, encoded by the coding sequence ATGTTTGATCCTGATATGCCGTTTTTATCCAACATGCGCCTCATTATTCCGGACCACAGATGGCTATTTTTTCTGCTGGGTCTGATCTGTATCGTTTTTGTTTTTTGGATATACAGACGGACAAATCCGCCTGTACCCAAAACCACAAAGTTCCTGCTCATCACTCTGAAAAGCGCTGCTCTTATCCTGATTTGTCTGGTCTTGTTCCGGGCCGCAATCCTGCAATCAAAAAAACAGTCTTTTCCGCCGATTCTGGCTGTGGGGATCGACCGGTCCGCGAGTATGAGTATCACAGATCAACAGGGAAACCGCAAACAAATCGTTGAGAGCGTTCTCCGCGATACTGTGTTTCAAAACCTTGAGCCGTTTAAACTGAGCTATTTCACCTGGGCGAGTTCCGCCCGTCATATAGCTGCGGATTTGCTCGATTCTCTTGAGATGAGCCGGGACAAGACCGATATCACACAGTCGCTGCAGGATATGATAAAATTTCACAGCGACGAGCATCTGGCAGGCATACTTCTCCTGACTGACGGCAATTATACAGCAGGCGGAAATCCGGCAAGAATAGCACAATCACTGGGCGTTCCCGTTCACACCATCGCCATCGGTTCTTCTATTTCGGAATCTGACATTGCCATCACCCATGCAGATATTCCAGCATCAGCCTATCAAAATGAGCCATCATCCCTAACAATCCGATTAAAGAATACAGGTTATGGCAATACATCCGTTCCTGTACAGCTAAAAATAAATGGTGACATTGTAAAGACCGAGACGGTTCGACTTTCTGCTTCTTCCGAAGTTGAACATAACATGACATTTAAAGCACAGCAAACCGGTGAAGCTAAAATTGAACTTTTGGCTTTACCGCGTCAAAACGAACAAATCAGCGAAAACAATCAATACACCGGCTTTACAACCGTCTTTAAATCAAAAGTGAAAATCAGCTTACTGGCCGGCCGTGTTTCTTCAGATCTGTCTTTTATACGCCGGTATATTAATTCAGCTGAACGCTATGATCTTTCACTGTTTATTGAAAAACCAAACGGTTCGTTTTATACCCCCTCCGAATTTGACCTGACTGAAACGGATTTGCTGTTTTTGTACGATTTTCCGCACTCTCAAACGCGTTCCGAACATCTGGACCGTCTCGTACGTTTAATGCAGAACAAACCGATCCCGGTCTTGTTCATATCCGGTATATCTTTAAAATCTCCACTTCCACAAACGCTTGCCCAGGCCCTACCGGTAACGCAAGCACAGGTATGGCAGGAGCAGCACCCTTTAAGCATCGAACTATCTGCAGAAGCACATGCTTTATTCAAAATGCAGCCTCCGGTTGATGATACGTTCTGGCAACAACTCCCTCCTGTTTATTCATCTCTTCAATGGGACGCCAAAACCGATGCACGGGTGCCGGCGTTCGGTAGCACCGGTTCCGGTGCATTTCCTTTCCTTGCTCTCAAAGAGAGCGGGCGAAAATCAGCGATACTCTGCGCGCATGATCTCTGGCGATGGGATTTTCTGCTGCAAGGTTTGGGAGACACTAGAAAACCTCTAAGGCATTTGTTACTTAATCTCTTAAAATGGCTGGAAACACCGCAATCAGATCGTGCTGTTCAGGTGCATACTGATAAAAAGACCTATCAATTTGGAGAACCGGTTAATTTTGATATCAGAGTCAAGGACCAGGCATCCCGTCCGGTCTCGGACGCAAATGTCCGCGTGATCTTTACCCATTCCGAGACCACAGATACATTAAACGCGGTCCCGGATCAAAATGGGCTGTATACCCTCACCCGCACCGTGCAATATCCGGGAGAACACACAGCCGATGTGGAGGCCTTTGTCGATGACCGTTTGCTGGGCAAGTCCACAGTGCGCTACCAGGTCGGGAATTACAATGCCGAACTGGCAAACCTGCAGGCACAGCCGGATATATTGAAAGCATGCAGCCGACGCAGCGGCGGTATCACCGTCCCACCGGATTCATTGCAAAAATTACTACAGATTTCAAAACCGGCAATGCTTGAAAAAGAAAAAATGCGCAAATATCAACTCTGGAACGACCGCTATCTATTGTTTGCTGCTATTGGTTTACTGGCTTTGGAATGGCTGATTCGGAAACGAAACGGAATGCTCTAA
- a CDS encoding Smr/MutS family protein yields the protein MSSNDDSNLPDYVYIRDVLDLHGTPYGVIPELLDDFIGNAIELGYSRVRIIHGKGRSRLKHYTHQQLDRHKKVYRYYDAPPALGGWGATIAELIEASGEGENH from the coding sequence ATGTCATCAAATGATGACAGCAATTTACCCGATTATGTTTATATCAGAGATGTTCTCGATCTGCACGGAACACCCTATGGCGTGATTCCAGAGTTGCTGGACGATTTTATCGGGAATGCAATTGAACTCGGATATTCCAGGGTTCGAATTATTCACGGGAAAGGCAGGAGCCGGTTAAAACATTATACACATCAGCAATTGGATCGTCACAAAAAAGTATACAGATATTATGATGCTCCTCCGGCCCTCGGAGGCTGGGGGGCTACCATTGCTGAATTAATAGAGGCGTCCGGGGAGGGGGAAAATCATTGA
- the tdh gene encoding L-threonine 3-dehydrogenase → MKALVKDERNPGLRMKQVPRPVIGSGDILVKILKTAICGTDVHIYKWDDWAQRTIETPRVIGHEFVGEIVELGEDVKGYHRGERISGEGHIVCGVCRSCRAGRRHLCTNAIGIGVNRDGCFAEYLSCPATNAWHVHDSIPSEIAAFFDPYGNATHATLSFDLVGEDVLITGAGPIGIMSTAIARHVGARNIVITDVNDYRLELARRMGATRAINVNQTSIEACRDELGMYGFDIGLEMSGNGSAFESMLENMYHGGRIALLGLLSENAKIDWEQVIFKGLQIKGIYGREIFETWYKMQTMLQSGLDISPVLTHRFPFDEFEQGFEVMLSGQSGKVVLEF, encoded by the coding sequence ATGAAAGCACTCGTAAAAGACGAAAGAAACCCCGGTTTGCGCATGAAGCAGGTTCCGCGTCCTGTCATTGGCAGTGGGGATATACTTGTAAAAATTCTAAAAACAGCGATATGCGGTACGGATGTTCATATTTATAAATGGGATGACTGGGCGCAGCGCACCATTGAAACGCCCCGGGTCATTGGTCATGAATTCGTCGGAGAAATCGTAGAGCTGGGTGAAGATGTCAAGGGATATCATCGTGGTGAACGGATTTCCGGAGAAGGGCACATTGTTTGCGGTGTCTGCCGGAGCTGCCGCGCCGGACGCCGGCACCTGTGTACGAACGCTATTGGTATCGGTGTGAATCGGGACGGCTGTTTTGCCGAATATTTATCTTGTCCGGCGACCAATGCCTGGCATGTCCATGACAGCATACCGTCTGAAATTGCAGCCTTTTTTGATCCCTATGGAAATGCAACGCACGCGACATTATCATTTGATTTGGTCGGAGAAGATGTTTTGATTACCGGCGCCGGCCCCATCGGCATCATGAGCACGGCAATCGCCCGGCACGTCGGGGCCCGGAATATTGTGATCACGGATGTGAATGATTATCGCCTGGAACTGGCCAGACGCATGGGGGCCACACGCGCAATCAATGTGAATCAAACCAGTATTGAAGCCTGCCGGGATGAATTGGGCATGTATGGGTTTGATATCGGTCTGGAAATGTCCGGCAATGGCAGTGCCTTTGAATCCATGCTGGAGAATATGTATCATGGCGGACGTATCGCGCTGCTGGGACTGCTTTCTGAAAATGCAAAAATCGACTGGGAGCAGGTTATATTCAAAGGCCTGCAGATCAAAGGCATCTATGGCCGCGAGATATTCGAAACCTGGTATAAAATGCAGACCATGCTGCAAAGCGGATTGGATATTTCTCCGGTCCTGACGCATCGGTTTCCATTTGATGAATTTGAACAGGGATTTGAGGTCATGCTGTCCGGTCAATCCGGTAAGGTGGTTCTGGAATTTTAA
- a CDS encoding SDR family oxidoreductase — protein sequence MASPSPQHVLLTGATGYIGGRLLQQLQRRKIKLSCLARQPENLLSRHPNAHVIKGDVLEPESLLQALSGVDTAYYLVHSMGAKKDFERLDAQAAENFGQAAQSAGVRRIIYLGGLGKDEQNLSPHLRSRQHVGQVLSGYVPVVELRTSIVIGSGSLSFEMIRSLTERLPLMITPRWVHVKTQPIAISDLLEYLIQALYLPPACSGIFEIGGADQVSYGDLMWEYAQQRGLKRYKIPVPVITPHLSSLWLGLVTPVYARIGRKLVDSLNNPTVITDHTADSWFDIEPMGMQKAMSLALKNEEQDLAATRWSDALSSSGSLPVWGGIRFGNRLIDMRSRDINTTADKAFAPIRRIGGRTGWYYATWLWKLRGFLDLLVGGVGVRRGRRHPEKLRVGDTVDWWRVEAVSERRLLLRAEMKLPGRAWLEFNVTSKDEKTLIQQTAIFDPIGLGGLLYWYSVYPLHALVFRGMLREIARAAEQE from the coding sequence ATGGCATCACCATCTCCTCAGCATGTTTTATTAACCGGCGCAACCGGTTATATCGGCGGCAGACTGCTGCAACAGCTGCAGCGCCGTAAAATCAAGCTATCCTGCCTGGCGCGCCAGCCGGAAAATCTACTGTCCCGCCACCCCAATGCACACGTTATAAAAGGCGATGTCCTGGAACCGGAATCATTGCTGCAGGCGCTCAGCGGAGTAGATACAGCGTATTATCTGGTGCATTCCATGGGCGCCAAAAAAGATTTTGAACGCCTGGATGCGCAGGCAGCGGAAAATTTCGGACAAGCAGCGCAATCTGCAGGAGTTCGGCGGATTATTTATCTGGGCGGTCTGGGAAAAGATGAGCAAAACTTGTCGCCTCACCTGCGATCCCGACAGCACGTCGGACAAGTGCTTTCCGGGTATGTTCCCGTCGTTGAGCTGCGCACGTCCATTGTAATCGGTTCCGGCAGTCTTTCTTTTGAAATGATACGCTCACTCACGGAACGGCTCCCCCTGATGATTACACCGCGCTGGGTGCATGTCAAAACTCAGCCAATTGCGATTTCTGATCTTTTGGAATATCTGATACAGGCCCTGTATCTGCCACCGGCATGCAGCGGAATCTTTGAAATCGGCGGCGCGGATCAGGTGTCGTATGGGGATTTGATGTGGGAATATGCACAGCAGCGCGGATTAAAACGCTACAAGATACCGGTGCCGGTGATCACCCCGCATCTATCCAGTCTTTGGCTGGGACTGGTGACGCCGGTTTATGCGCGTATCGGCCGCAAGCTGGTGGACAGCCTGAACAACCCCACTGTGATTACGGATCATACAGCAGATTCCTGGTTTGATATCGAGCCGATGGGCATGCAAAAGGCCATGTCGCTGGCACTGAAAAACGAAGAGCAGGACCTTGCTGCCACCCGTTGGTCGGATGCCCTGTCCTCGTCCGGTTCTCTGCCGGTCTGGGGCGGAATTCGATTCGGCAACCGCTTGATCGATATGCGCAGCAGGGATATCAATACAACAGCAGACAAAGCGTTTGCTCCCATCCGGCGGATCGGCGGCCGCACCGGCTGGTATTACGCCACCTGGCTGTGGAAATTGCGCGGATTTCTGGATCTGCTCGTCGGCGGAGTGGGCGTGCGCCGCGGACGCCGGCATCCGGAAAAACTGCGCGTGGGCGATACCGTGGACTGGTGGCGGGTTGAGGCTGTATCTGAACGGCGTTTGCTGCTGCGCGCCGAGATGAAACTTCCGGGACGCGCCTGGTTAGAGTTTAATGTCACATCTAAAGATGAAAAAACGCTCATTCAGCAAACCGCTATCTTTGATCCGATCGGACTGGGCGGACTGTTGTACTGGTACAGCGTGTATCCGCTGCACGCTCTGGTGTTTCGGGGCATGTTGCGGGAGATTGCGAGGGCGGCGGAGCAGGAATAG
- a CDS encoding OmpA family protein, with translation MPQLEEKGSQLILQGVNFKSGSSSLTEESYTVLDKVAAGLIDHTDVTIEIRGFTDSVGPAAVNERLSLQRANSVKQYLIDKGVEEDRLKAVGYGEKLPIAPNDTAEGRAKNRRIEFFRTH, from the coding sequence ATGCCTCAATTGGAGGAAAAAGGCTCGCAACTGATTTTGCAAGGTGTAAATTTCAAGAGCGGCAGTTCTTCGTTGACAGAAGAATCCTATACTGTGCTCGATAAAGTGGCGGCCGGCTTGATCGACCATACCGATGTTACAATAGAAATTCGCGGTTTCACGGACAGTGTCGGTCCCGCCGCTGTGAATGAAAGATTATCGCTCCAGCGGGCAAACAGTGTCAAACAGTATCTGATTGACAAGGGTGTCGAGGAAGACCGGCTAAAGGCAGTCGGATACGGGGAGAAATTACCCATAGCCCCCAATGATACAGCGGAAGGACGCGCCAAGAACCGGCGAATCGAGTTTTTCCGTACCCATTAG
- the trpA gene encoding tryptophan synthase subunit alpha — translation MNRLDKQFQTLKGNDKAGVFFITAGDPDIQTTLNIMSAMADSGADVIELGMPFSDPMAEGPVIQRSSARALINKITLMDIFKLVERFRQNYDTPVVMMGYCNPVFQYGIEPFVRDAKSHGVDGFIIADLPFEEGETMETVCRRYGLALIYLLAPDFTERSQEILKASSGFVYVISQYSTTGAESADHVAAGTLTALRASTELPVCVGFGISSIETAKDFSKHADGVIIGSWLIREMEKASDKPETAGNLVRCVKSAICMNGK, via the coding sequence ATGAATAGACTGGATAAACAGTTTCAGACCCTGAAAGGCAATGACAAAGCCGGTGTCTTTTTCATTACCGCCGGGGATCCGGATATACAAACCACGCTGAACATTATGAGCGCTATGGCGGATAGCGGCGCTGATGTCATCGAACTGGGTATGCCCTTTTCCGATCCGATGGCGGAAGGACCGGTCATTCAACGTTCCTCGGCTCGTGCGCTCATCAATAAAATAACTTTGATGGATATTTTCAAGCTGGTGGAGCGCTTTCGACAGAATTACGATACGCCGGTCGTGATGATGGGGTATTGCAATCCGGTGTTTCAATACGGTATCGAACCATTTGTCCGTGATGCTAAATCGCATGGTGTGGATGGCTTTATTATTGCGGATCTGCCGTTTGAAGAAGGCGAAACCATGGAAACAGTTTGCCGTCGGTATGGCCTGGCCTTGATTTATCTTTTGGCTCCTGACTTTACGGAACGGTCGCAGGAAATTTTAAAGGCCTCCAGTGGATTTGTCTATGTGATTTCCCAGTACAGCACAACCGGGGCCGAATCAGCCGATCATGTTGCAGCGGGGACTCTGACTGCTCTGAGGGCATCAACGGAGTTGCCGGTTTGTGTGGGGTTTGGTATTTCCTCAATTGAAACAGCCAAAGATTTCAGCAAACACGCTGATGGTGTGATCATCGGTTCGTGGCTGATTCGAGAAATGGAAAAAGCATCTGATAAACCCGAAACTGCAGGGAACCTGGTGCGTTGCGTGAAATCGGCGATTTGTATGAATGGTAAATAG